Proteins co-encoded in one Dyella japonica A8 genomic window:
- a CDS encoding ATP-binding cassette domain-containing protein, translated as MPSAWTGVLRDRVNGLPRSFFATLTPLGPLRIVAYVVLSLGSALTGGVAALLVVPLIQPGSTAWFDGRWPGAPVGMEMRAALFLVASAVFALVRWQAARLAARLASGYGMQLRARVHDSLIEAPLSSLADATSAELANVLTHNVEIVTQGFNALLQLLVAGITTVVSLALALWVSPPLVLAVPVIVACSLIAARFSSREHAAVSRQYVADMTRLFWMSEDFPRRWRHIKSFGQEQAEKASHAAASAQLGNGHRRQMELIASGRLLLELLAALGIAAIFLVAYCWRGVDQASLIAVCLLLGRLLPYLVYTRQSFHQLASAIPAFELWCRYAGMAPSPPANREYVPAQGWLPMRIETLALADPVPLRVTDLWLHPGELLLISGDSGIGKTSLADVLAGMIRPAAFTAWLDGCRMDFDAYRAWVRNGAYISQSVRPWQRTVRDCLRWAAADATDAAMHAALVDVGLDKRLAGQGLDATLDGSSGRLSGGELQRLLLAQVLLRRPALAILDEATNALDAGAEARVLSMVKQRLPGTILVVISHRASVADLADSSLVIGSDLVASVTALVDEEGRGARLLADAGRTGTTVR; from the coding sequence ATGCCGAGCGCATGGACGGGAGTGTTGCGTGACCGGGTGAATGGCCTGCCGCGGTCCTTCTTTGCCACCTTGACCCCGCTGGGGCCGCTCAGGATCGTCGCCTACGTGGTGTTGTCGCTCGGCAGCGCCTTGACCGGCGGTGTCGCCGCCCTGCTGGTGGTTCCGCTGATACAGCCCGGGTCCACGGCATGGTTCGACGGCCGATGGCCGGGTGCTCCCGTCGGCATGGAGATGCGGGCGGCGTTGTTCCTCGTCGCGTCGGCAGTGTTCGCCCTGGTGCGCTGGCAGGCGGCACGGCTGGCGGCACGGCTGGCGAGCGGCTACGGCATGCAGCTGCGCGCGCGCGTGCACGACAGCCTGATCGAAGCGCCGCTTTCTTCGCTGGCCGACGCCACGTCCGCGGAGCTGGCCAACGTCCTCACGCACAATGTCGAGATCGTCACCCAGGGCTTCAACGCACTGCTGCAGTTGCTGGTCGCGGGCATCACCACGGTGGTGAGCCTGGCGCTTGCGCTCTGGGTGTCACCGCCGCTGGTGCTGGCGGTGCCGGTCATCGTGGCGTGTTCGTTGATCGCCGCGCGCTTCAGCAGCCGCGAGCACGCGGCGGTGAGCCGGCAGTACGTGGCCGACATGACGCGGTTGTTCTGGATGAGCGAGGACTTCCCGCGACGCTGGCGGCACATCAAGTCGTTCGGGCAGGAGCAGGCGGAGAAGGCGAGCCACGCGGCCGCGTCAGCGCAATTGGGCAACGGGCATCGCCGGCAGATGGAATTGATCGCCTCGGGACGCCTGCTGCTGGAATTGCTCGCGGCGCTTGGCATCGCGGCGATCTTCCTGGTGGCGTACTGCTGGCGCGGCGTCGACCAGGCGTCGTTGATCGCGGTATGCCTGCTGCTGGGGCGATTGCTTCCCTATCTGGTTTACACCCGGCAGAGTTTCCACCAGCTGGCCTCGGCCATTCCGGCCTTCGAGCTCTGGTGCCGGTACGCAGGCATGGCACCGTCGCCACCCGCGAACCGCGAGTACGTGCCTGCGCAAGGCTGGTTGCCGATGCGCATCGAGACGCTGGCCCTCGCCGATCCCGTGCCTCTTCGCGTGACGGACCTGTGGCTTCATCCGGGCGAACTGCTGCTGATTTCCGGCGATTCCGGCATCGGCAAGACAAGCCTGGCGGATGTGCTGGCAGGCATGATCCGCCCGGCAGCGTTCACGGCATGGCTGGACGGATGCCGCATGGATTTCGACGCCTACCGGGCATGGGTACGCAACGGCGCCTACATCAGCCAGAGCGTGCGGCCGTGGCAACGCACCGTGCGCGATTGCCTGCGCTGGGCCGCCGCCGACGCCACCGACGCCGCCATGCATGCGGCCCTGGTGGATGTCGGCCTGGACAAGCGCCTTGCCGGACAGGGACTGGACGCTACGCTGGATGGTTCTTCGGGCAGGCTTTCGGGTGGCGAACTCCAGCGCCTGCTGCTGGCGCAGGTGCTGTTGCGCCGCCCGGCCCTGGCCATTCTCGACGAAGCAACCAACGCCCTCGATGCCGGCGCGGAGGCCAGGGTGCTTTCGATGGTGAAGCAACGGCTGCCCGGCACGATCCTCGTGGTGATCTCCCATCGCGCCAGCGTTGCCGACCTGGCGGACAGCAGCCTGGTCATCGGCAGCGATCTTGTGGCGAGCGTGACGGCGCTGGTGGATGAGGAAGGGCGAGGGGCGCGGTTGCTTGCGGATGCGGGTCGTACCGGAACGACTGTGCGCTAG
- a CDS encoding serine kinase, with translation MTSESGTNDILADPFLERPLRGRSVEHWILGGRFRFTSASEALLALVDAAYGGLPDHVLPVTSSVLEIELRLTPHCAGWHGDEPPPVNLQSGAGLLCGVMDAANFVVMAPDAGRALVVVSEDLLAFPYHLRYELIEFAVFTLATRVQQLVPLHGACLGREGRGLLIVGSSGAGKSTLVLRAVLEGLEVLAEDAVFVHPQSLRATGVANYLHVRPDGLAWVDDERHRRWISDSPMIRRRSGVEKFEVDLRKGPASLAASPVELAGIVFVTPPEPGESPARWRPIDRDSLSARLVAEQPYAAGQAGWDDFMRGLSRLTACELVRGRHPADSVRALMPLLD, from the coding sequence ATGACATCCGAGTCCGGGACCAACGACATCCTTGCGGATCCTTTCCTGGAGCGACCGCTGCGCGGGCGATCGGTGGAGCACTGGATTCTCGGCGGACGCTTCCGTTTCACCAGTGCGAGCGAGGCCCTGCTGGCACTGGTGGATGCCGCGTACGGCGGCCTGCCGGACCATGTACTGCCCGTCACCTCGTCGGTGCTTGAGATCGAGCTTCGCCTCACGCCGCATTGCGCCGGGTGGCATGGCGACGAGCCGCCACCGGTCAACCTGCAATCGGGTGCGGGGCTGCTGTGCGGCGTCATGGATGCGGCCAACTTCGTGGTGATGGCGCCCGACGCGGGACGGGCGCTCGTGGTGGTGTCCGAAGACCTGCTCGCGTTCCCTTATCACCTGCGTTACGAACTCATCGAGTTCGCGGTGTTCACCCTGGCGACGCGCGTGCAGCAACTGGTTCCGCTGCACGGCGCCTGCCTTGGCCGGGAAGGGCGTGGCCTGCTGATCGTGGGAAGCAGCGGGGCGGGAAAGTCCACGCTGGTTCTGCGTGCCGTGCTGGAAGGCCTGGAGGTGCTCGCCGAGGACGCCGTCTTCGTGCACCCGCAAAGCCTGCGCGCCACCGGTGTCGCCAACTACCTTCACGTGAGGCCGGACGGACTGGCGTGGGTGGACGACGAGCGGCACCGGCGCTGGATCAGCGACTCGCCGATGATCAGGCGCCGCAGCGGCGTGGAGAAGTTCGAGGTCGATCTCCGCAAGGGGCCGGCGAGCCTCGCCGCTTCACCGGTCGAACTGGCGGGCATTGTGTTCGTGACGCCGCCGGAGCCGGGCGAGAGCCCGGCGCGATGGCGCCCCATCGACAGGGACAGCTTGTCCGCACGCCTTGTCGCCGAACAACCCTACGCCGCCGGGCAGGCAGGCTGGGACGACTTCATGCGCGGACTGTCCCGCCTGACGGCCTGCGAACTGGTACGTGGCCGGCATCCGGCGGATTCCGTCCGGGCCTTGATGCCGCTGCTGGACTGA
- a CDS encoding flavin reductase has product MWKDWIRPFVRPLPQWSVVAVAPPQHAVAAYLRGDDGAVDVTMDHTVASLKPLVIASSVDAGQRPVIEYCDTATGRLVGILRLARMVTLDTDGASLTLYRVTAGEHHCLHWPRRSWNRWLQNRGMRKQPSGQHALMTPATVQQLMVAYLCPRPVVLVSVDTPGHQNMFPMDLIGPLAQSGLYSLALRSTNVSAQVMRETGRVALSCVPAAMKPEVYRLSEHHKHPLQDWSALPFPVRSSREHGIPAVASALYVHELTILHSQQIGSHIFFLGRLALGERLAEGAQLHHTPGFYQAYRRRRDMAFAEV; this is encoded by the coding sequence ATGTGGAAAGACTGGATACGGCCGTTCGTCCGTCCGCTGCCGCAATGGTCGGTGGTGGCGGTGGCGCCTCCGCAGCATGCGGTGGCGGCTTACCTGCGCGGGGACGATGGCGCGGTGGATGTCACGATGGACCACACCGTGGCCTCGCTCAAGCCACTGGTCATCGCCTCCAGCGTGGACGCGGGCCAGCGCCCGGTCATCGAATACTGCGACACGGCCACGGGCCGGCTGGTCGGCATCCTGCGGCTGGCGCGCATGGTGACCCTGGATACCGACGGCGCATCGCTCACGCTCTATCGCGTCACGGCGGGCGAGCACCATTGCCTTCACTGGCCGCGGCGTTCGTGGAACCGCTGGCTGCAGAACCGGGGGATGCGCAAGCAGCCTTCGGGGCAGCACGCCTTGATGACGCCCGCGACGGTACAGCAGCTGATGGTGGCGTATCTCTGTCCACGGCCGGTTGTGCTGGTGTCCGTCGACACGCCAGGCCACCAGAACATGTTCCCCATGGACCTGATCGGCCCGCTGGCGCAGAGCGGGCTCTACTCGCTCGCCTTGCGCAGCACCAACGTGTCGGCCCAGGTCATGCGCGAGACGGGACGCGTGGCACTGTCCTGCGTTCCCGCGGCGATGAAGCCGGAGGTCTACCGGCTGAGCGAGCACCACAAACATCCATTGCAGGACTGGAGTGCGCTGCCCTTCCCTGTTCGCTCGTCGCGGGAACATGGCATCCCCGCGGTGGCCTCCGCATTGTACGTGCACGAGCTGACCATCCTGCACAGCCAGCAGATCGGTTCGCACATCTTCTTCCTCGGCCGTCTCGCCTTGGGCGAACGCCTCGCCGAAGGCGCGCAGCTGCATCACACGCCGGGTTTCTACCAGGCGTATCGGCGGCGTCGGGATATGGCGTTTGCGGAGGTTTAG
- a CDS encoding class I SAM-dependent methyltransferase, whose translation MLVDNTVGDMHTGEQYHNFFLTSRRDVAVRSRFQRMAMELLPRGADVLDFGAGTGIDARTYAAHGHRTFVYEPSASMREYLLTYCREELEQRTIVAIDSLRDCKVPAVTANFAVLNHFADHAELFDELSCIVPRGGFVLASMLNPFYLGDARYGWWLANVFHLIRQGHYAIPSESRIHRFTPRVVARAAEPYFQLEQRVPGGFGIATQLYMFLLFRRT comes from the coding sequence GTGCTTGTCGACAACACGGTCGGTGACATGCATACGGGTGAGCAGTACCACAACTTCTTCCTTACCTCGCGGCGGGACGTGGCCGTGCGCAGCCGGTTCCAGCGGATGGCGATGGAGCTGCTGCCCCGCGGCGCGGACGTGCTCGACTTCGGCGCCGGTACCGGCATCGACGCACGAACGTACGCGGCCCATGGGCACCGCACGTTCGTCTACGAGCCGTCGGCGTCCATGCGGGAATACCTGTTGACGTACTGCCGCGAAGAACTCGAGCAGCGCACCATCGTCGCAATCGACTCTCTCCGGGACTGCAAGGTGCCGGCGGTCACGGCGAACTTCGCGGTGCTCAACCATTTCGCCGACCACGCCGAGCTTTTCGATGAGCTGTCGTGCATCGTTCCCCGCGGCGGCTTCGTGCTGGCGAGCATGCTCAACCCGTTCTACCTCGGCGATGCGCGTTACGGCTGGTGGCTGGCGAACGTCTTCCACCTGATCCGCCAGGGCCACTACGCCATCCCCAGCGAAAGCCGCATCCACCGCTTCACGCCGCGCGTCGTCGCACGGGCGGCGGAGCCCTATTTCCAACTGGAACAACGGGTGCCTGGCGGTTTCGGCATCGCCACCCAGCTCTACATGTTCCTGCTGTTCCGGCGAACCTGA